TTTGTGGGTAGGAGAGAAAAGTTGTTATTTTTGGGGTTTCTAAATGGTGGGTTGTTGACTGGGAATTGTACAACGACGGGACTATGGGGTTGGCCTGATTACTATGAATGTTGGAAAGATTGGACTTCACTGGTTCAAGAATGGAGGGGCCTTCTGCCTCTGCCGTATCTGAATGAAGTACAGATCAGGgattttttgagtgtttgaggTGATTTATTGAGTGTATGGAAGTGCTAATGAGGAGAAAGCTTGATAACTCTTTGATGCAAATGAAGATTTCTCCTTGTCCAGTATAATCTCACAAGTGGGGTTTTGGGAGGGTGAGATGTACGCAAACCATGCCTTTATCTTTGCAAGCTAGAAAGGCAAAGTTAAGGGTATATGCCTTCTGTAGGCGTAAATGTTGAATCAGAAGGGCTGAAATGCCTGAGGAAATCTATAGGATGAAAGCCGTGTTGCGGTTAGTTTGATGCCTGCTACCCATCAGTGCTGGAGCATCAGTAATGTTCTATCGTATTCGTAGGCAGGGTCAACACTTTTTTCaccttttattttatgttttgttttttttaaaaatgattgcGTAAGTTTTTTTAGCAAGGTTATCTCAGGGAACAAAATCACACTTTTTGAAGGTTGAATAGGCTTAGTTAAATAACATTGGCATTAAAAGTGGAATAATACAAATTCACTTAATTTGTTACTTCCTAACTGTAAGCAAATCGTagaaatatatatttacatCATGTTCCCACTTactttaccaaaatgtgggTGCAAATTGTAGTCTGCACCTGCTAACTTAAAATTTTGCATATGCTTCTGCAGGTATGTACCTTTTAATGCCGATCCTAACTCCAGTGAGTGGTATTCTCTCGATGAGATCATTTATCGCAGCCGATCCGGTGGCCTACTCGATGTCCAACACGATATGGACGCGCTCAAGAAATTTGATGGCCAGTATTGGCGGTCCCTGTTTGATTCCCGGGTGGGAAAGACTACATGGCCTTATGGTTCAGGTGTTTGGTCCAAGAAGGAGTGGGTCCTACCTGAAATTGACAGTGATGATATTGTCAGTGCTTTTGAAGGAAATTCCAATCTTTTTTGGGCTGAGCGATATGGGAAACAATTCCTAGGCATGAATGATTTGTGGGTCAAACATTGTGGAATCAGCCACACTGGTAGCTTCAAGGATCTTGGCATGACCGTATTGGTGAGTCAAGTAAATCGGTTGCGGAAAATGCATAAACCAGTTGTGGGTGTGGGCTGTGCTTCCACTGGAGACACGTCCGCTGCGCTGTCAGCTTACTGTGCATCTGCAGGCATTCCATCAATTGTGTTTTTACCTGCAAATAAGATATCTATGGCGCAACTGGTTCAACCAATAGCCAATGGGGCCTTTGTGTTGAGTATTGACACTGATTTTGATGGCTGTATGCAGTTGATTCGTGAAGTCACAGCTGAGTTGCCCATTTACTTGGCAAATTCCTTGAATAGTTTGAGGCTAGAAGGACAAAAGACGGCAGCAATAGAGATTCTGCAGCAGTTTGAATGGGAAGTTCCAGACTGGGTGATAGTTCCTGGTGGGAACCTGGGCAATATATATGCATTTTACAAAGGTTTCCAAATGTGCAAGGAGCTGGGACTTGTTGATCGTATCCCGAGACTTGTTTGTGCTCAAGCAGCCAATGCAAATCCGCTTTACGTGCATTATAAATCTGGTTGGAAAGATTTCAAACCTGTCAAGGCAAATACAACATTTGCATCTGCTATACAGATTGGTGACCCAGTATCTATTGATAGGGCTGTCTTTGCTCTAAAGAAGTCAAACGGGATAGTGGAGGAGGCAACTGAGGAAGAGTTGATGGATGCGATGGCTCAGGCTGACTCAACTGGGATGTTCATATGCCCCCACACTGGTGTGGCATTGACTGCACTCTCCAAGCTGAGAAAGGCTGGAGTTATTGGGCCTACTGATAGGGCTGTTGTTGTGAGTACAGCTCATGGATTGAAGTTTGCTCAATCCAAGGTTGATTATCattcaaaagaaataaagaacatGGAATGCCGGTTTGCTAATCCCCCGGTACAGGTGAAAGCAGACTTTGGATCAGTCATGGATGTTCTCAAAAAGTATCTGTTAAGCAAAAATTCCAAGTTCTGATTCATTCAGACTTTTTGGAAGAGTAAGTTCTGCTTATATACCAAAATCATCATCTTTTGGTTCATCTTCAGCAGTGATGAAGAATTTGGTTAGATGGTGATCCTTTCACTGGTAGAATTAGAGTCATGAAAGGCTCAGAGTTTCTTATGAGAGAAATATGTTTTAAGTAAATAAATGGAACTTTTTGGCGGCTGCAACTTTGTGCTATTTCCTATGCTCCTTTGATTGATGTTGGCTAGTGTCAGAACTGGTTCTGAACATTTTGTAGCATAGCATCAAATGAATTGGTTTTGTAGTTTGAGGGGATAATGTTACCCCTGCTCTTTTATATTCTATTCAAGAAGCATGAAAACTGAATAAATGAACCCTTCTATGGGATTGTCTCAGCCACCTCAGAATGGTCATTGATATCTTAAAAGAGGATTCAGTTTTACATACTGTAGCTATTCTGGCATCTTATTTGAGTAGCTTAGTTTTGCCGCATGCAACACTGTCTTTCTTAGAAAAGCTCTCAGTTGGAAATATTTTAGTAATCCTCATCGAAATTTGTTTAAAACAACATATATAAAATTCACTGGCagcaacaagaaaaaaaaaaggtagtaatgaaaaattatatacaCATGATGGGTCCATGAGCAACTGAAAAACGATCTGTTTTGGTTCCGCGTGTATAAAATTAATCGATGCACCAAAATATTACAGGACTAAGTCATATTATCGTCTAATAGACAGCACAACAAATGGACATTAGTATTACATATCTTTACATATTCATAGCCTTGGTAATGGCTATTTCCCATTCCCCATATGGCCTGCAGCATTGTTCCAGTAGGTGTCACCTTTCTGTATGCGTGCTCTGGTGAAGCTACAAACTCCATAGGGGAGTCATCTCTTAGTTCTCTGGATTATGGATATCAGCTAACAGAATAAGAGCATAGCACAAGATGACTACAAAAGAACCACGGCAACTGCAACTAGAGCTGCTACAGTAAATATCAGAGCCTGCAGTGATGATCTTGTTTGAGATACATGTACAAAGATAAATAGATAGAGGATTTTGAGGACAAAATGCAGCTGATCCTACAAATAGCAGACAACTAAACTTCCTTggcttttctatttttttcttctttttggagAAGGtaagcaaaaaatatttattgatcaGAAAGAgtactaagagcccgtttggatgagcttaaaaaaagtaacttttatgtatgaagtacttttagaactttgaagtgctgaaagttatttttataaataagcagttgagtgtttggataaaagtgtttctgttgaaaataagtgtttgaattttagggttaaaagaataaaaagggtagtttgggaatttagttaaaatataagggatataaaagtaatttctatggtcaaacaaaatgactttaagcacttagaaaaaaaaaggttagaaatcctaacttttcatttttgactgactttaagaatttatggcttaaaattagcattagacaaacacgtccaaaagctaaaaaggggttttaagttggttttgaggcccatccaaacgggctctaagatTGTGCTGTAGAGAAGATACATTCCCTTGGCATTATAAGGACTTTCTAGGTGATCAAACTGAAATCAGAATCAATGCAACTTGCACTTAAGGATGGTAACTCACAGCTATTGCATTGGCAGCTAGCCCTGCTCGCTCCCTCGGATCTTTCTGGTAGTAATTCCCAAAGTAAAGAATTGTTGCATAATACCACATGAATGGGAATACAAAACCAAGTAGCAGGCTGCAATAGAAATAGATAGGAGAAGAAGAACACACCTTAGAGCATATAAGATATGTCCAAAGAGAAGCCTAGATCATGACACAAATGACAGAAGAGAGGTGGGGAATGaaaagaggagcaacaagcaaGAAAACTCACGAAAACCATCCTATTCCACAACCAAAGCAAGGAAGAGGTCTGTCAAAGATTCCCAACTGATTGTTTTCCGCATCTTTCGGGGGCATATAACTGTTACTGGGATGTTCTTTGGCATCTTGCAGGAGATCTGTAAGCATAAAAATGACATAAGCAACCGCTACTGGTCATAAACTGTAATACAAAATGAAGTCAATAAACAGTGATTAGATGCAGTAGACTGCAGCAACATAATATGTAACTAGTATCTATctccatttatttatttattttgatgcgTAGTATCTATCTACATTCAATATCGAATGGTAAATCTTTAGAGTTGCTAACAAATATATGAACTTTAGTGTGCCCTTCAGTGTGGTCATCTAGGTTCTAAGACAAaattttccttgccaatgagcctcttttgaagaagtttcactaaacaattgatatttcactttatcatactttttttcaatttctttggtcatatatttgtcattcatgtttataattattggtcttggactaaacatatatatttgtatctttttctccctttgtgCCTTTTTTCACTAAAGCCCACACTTTTATTTGCGCTCTGTGCTTAAAGCCTCAAtggaccttagagcttttttgcgctttttgcctttgataacactgaaTATAGTCAGATGTCTTTACAAGAGTCAACAATGTAATAGTTCTGTGAAGCTCAAGGAAAGAGCTAAAAGAACAGAGTTCATGTTCATACTGTATTCCATCAGTAATGTCTAACTTATTCTGACCAATCTGTCCTCTGAATGTCGAACAACGATAAACTGGACAAGTTTAACCAGAAGGACATATGAAACCAGCAGAGCCAGccatcttttttttcctttttacaaATACAAGGTCAATCATTAATGCAACCGTATTAGTGATTACATCTTAAATCATCTCTGAGGGACCACAGCATCTAACATTGTAGCAGAGTATTATGCCCAAAGAACTCGAGCACGCCTTTGTAATGATGATTAATATAATGTTACCTTTCTCAAAAAGGATATTATGCCCAAAGGATAGCAATATCCAAATAGTTTAAATAGAAGTGTTTACTTTATAGAAATATCTACAATCCCAATCATTGTAGTCGAACGTTTTcccaaaatcatgaaattccaAGATAGAGATCACTATCATTACCCACCCTCACAATATAAATACCGCTGACTCCAAGTTatcaatttcaaataaaaaacaTATGTCAGAAGTTGGTATCGTCCATGCTTGTAAAAAAGTTCTAGGAAAGGCCCGATTCATTAACATAATGTTACCAAAACTCACAACAAAAGACCAGATGCATAATCTTAGCAACAGGCATCAACTTTAGGTTTAAGGCAAACAATTTACGAGATTCATTAAGAAAACAAAGTGTGGATATGgctaaaaatatcaaacacGATTACATACTCTGATCCATGTGCTATTCTGGGTTCTGATCTCAATTCCTCCTCCACGACTCCTGCAACAAGCGATATTTGCAGCTTCAGCAAACTGTTGCTCCAATCTAATTGTGCTAAAACTCTAAAAACAAATTAACTGTGGGACAAGGAAATAAAATGCCACCTTCAGAACAAAATTCATCTGAACCTAGGGAACTAAATTGAGCATCTAACTTCTAATTGTTCAGGTTTCGTTCAACTTTCACTAAATGATATCAGTAAACCACTCAAATTCCGAGGTTACGTTTAGATAAAGACCTCTCATATGCCTTGGAAACACAAGAGCAACATGGCTTGCAATTCTGCTATCTCATAACACAAAGAGAAGTCAAGATTAGGCCACAAAGTCTGAGAAAATTTAAATTCACTGAAAACTAACGTTCAACTCCTAGTCAAAGAGAATCACACACAAAGAGAAGTCAAGATTCCAAGGACGCTTGAAACAACATGGAAGTGCAATAGAAGTTGAGTACAATAGAAGAAAAACATCAGTAACACAGCACAGTTAACACAATTACGAATCACTTCCAAGAATCACCCAATACTGGCATATAAACCTTGTCTTAAAAAAACCTAATTTGTCTTAAAACGAAAATGTCTTACCCCAAACTGAAGAGCCAGAGAAGGACTGTGAGGACGAAATTGCGAAGGAATAAAACGAAGAACCGACGGTTTTCCTGGTAGACACTGAAAGCAGCAACAGTCTCTTCTTTCTTCGTCCTCGCTCGATAATCAATGTGCTTGGCTATGGAGTTGGTGCACCGAACTGGTAGTTTGCACCGGTCAATTATCGTATAACCGGCTGTTCACGGAAGTTGCAATTGAGTACAAGTTTTATTGGTAATTATGTTTTGTACCCCTGAGGTTTAGTAAAATGGATTCCAAAGGTTTACTCTTTAGTCTTTACTCTGTAAGGAAGAAACTACTACTTAGTATAAGAGGCTTCAAGGGGCCTCTTCGTTGACATGTCTGTATCATCCGGAGGGTATATGTTTTGTCCGCTTCATCATTATTACACGCGGCTATTTTTATAGTGTAAGATAATTGtacttttatgaaaattttctcCGTACATTGAATACCATTTGATTAATTTTCTCCGTACATTGAATAAGCTCGAATGGAAGACCGATCCGAAGGTATATAACATGTTAAAATTAATCAAATGGTATTCAATGTACGgagaaaaatttcataaaagtACAATTATCTTacactataaaaataatttcaacacAAAATTCAATTTGGTGTCGGTATAACAATATACAAaactttcatatttaattttaacaaaaatgtttaaaattttgatacataatattaaatattcaatatatagtatatacaaCATTATAAGAGGTACTCATACAATAATATACAATCTTATACATTGTTATATAAAAAATTGactttgtcttttctttttctttttgaatctAAGCACCGGATCCAAAAACACCTCAAAAACTATTCTagatcaccaaaaaattcagaTTTAGATTCCTcgatacataattaatttttgacaACAATTCTCACTCGAAACAAAACTTATTTGCAAAAATTAACTTTGAAGTTTTGAACTTCATCAAATGGCTAAGCACCAATCTTATGTTAGGTTTGTGAATGGAAAAAATTAATAACAATATGTTGTTAGCAAAATGGAGTTTCATTATGAGGAAGGTGGTGTTTTTTTTTAAGTCGATTGAGATTAagattaaaagtgaattattgagatgatttttgaaataaaaatttaatcccataataaaatatttttgatgtgAATTTgcgaaagaaaaaataataacaatctaTTATTTAACAATAAAAGAGTTTTATTAAGGAGAAAGACATAAAATTGGATtaatttaggtaagcattttaaattttagctaaattatagtataatgtaactttatgaagtgtattagagaGTAATAAAAAGATTGTTGGGAACTTTAGTAGTCAAATGAATGAGATTATATGATTTGAAATATTGAGAGGTGAAGCTTTGAAGTTGGCACGTAAAATTTAGAGCATGAACGAAGAACTATATCCCATATATCAAAAACACAACGTCCTTCTTCCTATCATTTTCATATACATTTTTTACAAAACCATTCAGAATATTTCTTTTGGTGGTGCCGGCGGCGCTCAACGGTGCATTCATGGCTGTGTTCCGCCTTTAACGACCAACCAAGCGGTTGCCGGTGCTGGTTTGGGTACCGGCGAGGCAGATTTAAAGCGGTTCAATGGAATCCATTGCTTCGGCTCGATTCATAAGTACAtgagccaaaaaaaataaaaaataatgcttgcgtaaatatatatatacatatactgtATACTCATTCGAAACGTAGCTAGGATTATAAATCCTAGATTCGCCGGATCATGACAAGAAGTGATAGCACGGTAGCTGTGGCCATAGACAGCGATAAGAACAGCCAACATGCTGTCCGTTGGGCGGTTGATAACCTCCCTGTAAAGAAGAATGGTGAAATCCTCCTTATCCACGTTCATCTCCATAACGAAAATCTCAATTCCAGTATGATTATGCCTCAATTTTAACTTTTATTCAGCCAATTATGTGAGTTCCGtgtaattatattttgatcatttttgtgTTGTTAGTCAACCTGCTGCCAGGGGCGGAGCCAAGGTACCCTTGatgaaaaaattacactatatatataaagttttttCATGTATTTACCTATTTATATTTACATTTTGAATTCTCTTAGTGAAAATTCTGACTCTGCTGCATGCGTGATGCAACCCTAATTTATCTGGGTTTTGCGAAGCTCAATTGTAAGAAATTGATTTGAGTcagacaaaaaaaatgaaaagaggaACAATGCCTTCAAAATTGATGTATAAATCTAATGTTAACAAAAAAGGTTTTATTTTTCTCTGTTTTAACACTTACCACTTATGTTCATCTTTTTAATGCATTGCAGATAGCACGGTGGCTAATCATTCTCCCACAATGGCTGAAATGCAGCAGTTCTTCCTTCCTTATCGTGGAATTTGTGCTCGAAAAGGGGTAATAACCTTGAAACCTACTTTTTAAAATCTAATTGGTCTCTTTTAAGCAGTGTTGTTGATTTACCTGACCCAAGGATTtgtgcgtacactctaccctccttgGCCTCACTCGTGGGAT
This Solanum dulcamara chromosome 8, daSolDulc1.2, whole genome shotgun sequence DNA region includes the following protein-coding sequences:
- the LOC129899069 gene encoding 60S ribosomal protein L18a-like protein — translated: MDQNLLQDAKEHPSNSYMPPKDAENNQLGIFDRPLPCFGCGIGWFSLLLGFVFPFMWYYATILYFGNYYQKDPRERAGLAANAIAALIFTVAALVAVAVVLL
- the LOC129899068 gene encoding threonine synthase, chloroplastic-like; this translates as MAASCMLRSSFLSPNPHLHQQSPSKSNRAFFCTPIKATSSTDDAISKSPQLQKHRRPADENIREEARRDISSHNFSARYVPFNADPNSSEWYSLDEIIYRSRSGGLLDVQHDMDALKKFDGQYWRSLFDSRVGKTTWPYGSGVWSKKEWVLPEIDSDDIVSAFEGNSNLFWAERYGKQFLGMNDLWVKHCGISHTGSFKDLGMTVLVSQVNRLRKMHKPVVGVGCASTGDTSAALSAYCASAGIPSIVFLPANKISMAQLVQPIANGAFVLSIDTDFDGCMQLIREVTAELPIYLANSLNSLRLEGQKTAAIEILQQFEWEVPDWVIVPGGNLGNIYAFYKGFQMCKELGLVDRIPRLVCAQAANANPLYVHYKSGWKDFKPVKANTTFASAIQIGDPVSIDRAVFALKKSNGIVEEATEEELMDAMAQADSTGMFICPHTGVALTALSKLRKAGVIGPTDRAVVVSTAHGLKFAQSKVDYHSKEIKNMECRFANPPVQVKADFGSVMDVLKKYLLSKNSKF